AGAAAGGTATAGGACAATATTTGAAAATACGGGTACGGCAATGGTCATAATTGGGAAAGGTATGGCTATAAATTTAGTAAATGATGAATTTGAAAAAATGACAGGGTTTTTAAAGGGCGAAATTGAAAACAAAATGTATTTACTGGATTTTATAGTTAAAGAACAGTTAGATAAAATTGAGGCCCACCATAATTTTAATGAATTTAAAGAAAAAAACATGCTTAATAATTATGAAGTACAGCTTAAAACCAAAAATGGAGATCTTAAGGATTTGTTTGCAACATTTGGTTTTATTCCAGAAACTAAACAAGCTTTGATATCTTTTATAGACGTTACAGAGCGTAAAAAAGCACGAGAAGATTTAAAAAGGCATGCTGCTTTATTGAATATTTCATATGAAGCTATTTTTTCATGGAGTTTTGAAGAGGGCATATTATCATGGAACCAAGGTGCTGAAAGACTCTACGGATACTGTAAGGAAGAAGCTATTGGTAAAATTAGCCATGAACTGCTTAAAACTAAACATCCGCAGGGATTGGGGGATTTCATGGAAAAATTAGATAAATATGATATGTGGACGGGGGAATTAATTCATACAACTAAAAACGGCGAAGAACTCATTATGGAAAGCAGGCAACAGTTAATCCAGGACGCTCATGGTAATAAAATTGTTATTGAAACTAACCGTGATATTACGGAACGTAAAAAATCTGAGGATAAAATAAAGGCGTCATTAAAGGAAAAAGAGGTGCTCCTCCGGGAAATTCACCACAGGGTAAAGAATAACCTGCAGATAATTTCAACCCTTTTGGCACTCCAATCTGATGAAATCACCGACCAGAAGACCCTTGAAAATTACAGGGAAAGTGAAAACCGTATACAGTCTATAGCTTTAATTCATGAAAAAATGTATCAATCCAAGGATATTTCAAATATTGATTTTACAAGCTACATAAAGAGCTTAATAAGCGATCTTATGTATTCATATGATGCTGATTCGAGAAATATTAAATCTGTAATTGATACTGATAATTTCCTGTTTAGTATTGAAACAGTACAACCTCTCGGTTTAATAATCAATGAAATCATTTCAAACAGTTTAAAATATGCATTTAAAAATAAGGATGAAGGTAATATTCTAGTTAAACTTGAAAAAGGGGATTCTAATAATTTTAAGCTTACTGTTAGCGATGACGGTATAGGATTTCCCGAAAATATCGACTTTAAAAATACAGGTTCATTAGGACTTCAATTAGTAAATGAACTGGTAAACCAACTTGAAGGAGATATAGAACTTAATACGGATAATGGAACTGAATTTATAATTATATTTAAAGAATTGGAATATAAAAAAAGGGTTTAGTAACTTAGAATCAGCGTGACTCTAGTTAAATAGATTAATTTAAGGGATAAAATGGAAGCCAAAGTATTAATTGTGGAAGATGAGAGAATTCTGGCCATTGGAATGAAACGCAAACTGGAAAATGCAGGGTATACTGTAACTGGAACTGCTTCTTCCGGAGAGGAAGCAATTGAAAATGTAAAAGAAACCAGGCCAGATTTAGTTTTAATGGATATAGTTTTAAAGGGAGATATGGACGGTATTGAGGCGGCTCAGCAAATTATCAACCTTTATAATATTCCAGTTATTTATATTACAGCCTATGCAGATGAGGAAATCCTGGAACGTGCCATGGTAACTGAACCATATGGATATTTATTGAAACCTTTCAATCCACGCGAATTAAAAGCCAACATTAAAATGGCTATTTACAAACATAAAGCAGAAACTGAAAGGAAAGAATTAATGAAAAATAGAGTTATGGAAGATTATTATCAGTTTATGATTCAGGGTATGAATGAATCTAAATACAACAGCGAAATGGATGTTAAGAATACTCTCCTTAAAACATTTGAAAAGAGTTTTGAAGATAAAATGAAACCTGAGTTTGAAAAAGAGCTCAAAAATAAGGGTTTAGATATATATGGGGATAATATTATTCTCTTATTTGAAACTTACCTCTCATGGATATCAGAACTCTTTACAAGTTTTGGTATTAAAAATAAAATAAGGTCAGAAAATGATTCATGGTATTTAGAATTTTTCAACTGCCCGTGGAGTGAATATTCCATTAAAAACAAGGTGTTTTGCATTAACTGCAATGCAATGGTTAACTGCAGTTTTAAATGGATTAATATCCAAGGAGATGTCTGCAGAATATCGAGCATAGCAAACAACTCCCCAAAGTGTTCTTTTAAATTTTATTTTACGCATTAGATATTTGATAAATCAGATAGAAATTTTTATATAATTGAATTTTTAATCTTTAAATGAAATTTATTAAATATAAATGATATAATAATGAATTAATTGTTAATGGAATTAAAAATTAAAAAGAGGAATATCATGGGATGCATCACTATATGTATATCTGATGAGTTAGAAATCGCGTTTAGAAGAATGGCAAGAATTTCTTATGGAGAAAAACAGGGTAAAATGTCAAGGGGAGCTGAAGAAGCGCTGTATCAATGGTGTAAACAAAAAATAGAAGAATTAAATGTTGACGAAAAGGAAATTTTCGATTGAGAAGGGGATCACATGGCAGAACATGAAACAAAAAATACTTCAGAAGATTTAAGTTCTAGAACCGTTGATGAAGACATTTTTAATGAAGTGAACAAGTTTTTAAAGGAAAAAGAACAGTACATTAAAGATTCAATAATTGGATCCAGGGTAATGGAAGAATTAGGTGAATTTACTCTGGATGTTGGGATTAAAAAAACCTATTTGTGCGCCAAAGAAAGCGAAAATGTTTATAGTGTTTTAACTAAAGTTATTGAAAAGTTTATCCAGGCATATGGTGGCACTGCAACTATTTACCCTAAAGGTGAACAGATCTGCCTTGAGCTTATAACACCTAAAAGAGGCGTGTAAAAAGGTGTAAAAATGCTAGAAACTAAAATATTGATAGTTGAAGATGAAAAAATCCTGGCCATGGGATTAAAAAAGAAATTAGGAAATTTAGGATATTCAGTAACAGATTTAGCCTCATCTGGTACAGAAGCAATTGAAAGCGTCAAAAAGGTACAACCCGATCTTGTTTTAATGGATATAGTACTTAAAGGGGCAATGGATGGAATAGAGACTGCTGAGTTCATTGTTAACCTTTATGATATCCCTATCATTTATCTTACAGCATATGCAGATGATGAAATGCTTGCGAGGGCTGAAAAAACATGTCCATATGGATATATACTTAAACCGTATAAGGACAGCGAATTAAAGGCCAACATTAAAATGGCTCTTTATAAACACAGCGCTCAAAAAGATAAAGTAATGGACTTTGAGGATATATACCGCGATGTTACACGTTTCCTTGATGAAAATGAAGGTTCCTTTAAAGAAGGTCTACTGGACGGAGAATCACTTACTGGACCTTTTAATATAGATATAGGGCTTAAAAACATTTATATATCTGCTGATAGAAATAATAAAGCTGCACATGCTGC
This Methanobacterium bryantii DNA region includes the following protein-coding sequences:
- a CDS encoding CHASE4 domain-containing protein, which gives rise to MKLRGKTLVLMAVIILSLTVSFFIISEMIFVGSSSLSENSYTKLVLNNTLNSLNNSLESLNNSANDWSSWDDAYYYVNGDNPNFLNKTLVNDAFLKLNIDFILFANNDGKIVYAEAYNRTSQKEIQLSSNMTQSLKNSGLMLNTSNNKSLSGIIIINGIPMMVVSNPVLKSNGEGPSHGTLIMGRFLNQDMLSSLSNNGLVSVQPVNEVGASSDFLNAMSHLSNETPVYVANLSHDSVAGYSVLKGVNSSYDLVLKVELPRFINNDYENAIFYLILSLIITGFLAAMFITYYLDKNVLYRLDQIIESITGIGKKNDLSKRVPVLGNDELADLSTSVNKMLGSLQESNSNLEKSEERYRTIFENTGTAMVIIGKGMAINLVNDEFEKMTGFLKGEIENKMYLLDFIVKEQLDKIEAHHNFNEFKEKNMLNNYEVQLKTKNGDLKDLFATFGFIPETKQALISFIDVTERKKAREDLKRHAALLNISYEAIFSWSFEEGILSWNQGAERLYGYCKEEAIGKISHELLKTKHPQGLGDFMEKLDKYDMWTGELIHTTKNGEELIMESRQQLIQDAHGNKIVIETNRDITERKKSEDKIKASLKEKEVLLREIHHRVKNNLQIISTLLALQSDEITDQKTLENYRESENRIQSIALIHEKMYQSKDISNIDFTSYIKSLISDLMYSYDADSRNIKSVIDTDNFLFSIETVQPLGLIINEIISNSLKYAFKNKDEGNILVKLEKGDSNNFKLTVSDDGIGFPENIDFKNTGSLGLQLVNELVNQLEGDIELNTDNGTEFIIIFKELEYKKRV
- a CDS encoding methanogen output domain 1-containing protein, coding for MEAKVLIVEDERILAIGMKRKLENAGYTVTGTASSGEEAIENVKETRPDLVLMDIVLKGDMDGIEAAQQIINLYNIPVIYITAYADEEILERAMVTEPYGYLLKPFNPRELKANIKMAIYKHKAETERKELMKNRVMEDYYQFMIQGMNESKYNSEMDVKNTLLKTFEKSFEDKMKPEFEKELKNKGLDIYGDNIILLFETYLSWISELFTSFGIKNKIRSENDSWYLEFFNCPWSEYSIKNKVFCINCNAMVNCSFKWINIQGDVCRISSIANNSPKCSFKFYFTH
- a CDS encoding response regulator, with amino-acid sequence MLETKILIVEDEKILAMGLKKKLGNLGYSVTDLASSGTEAIESVKKVQPDLVLMDIVLKGAMDGIETAEFIVNLYDIPIIYLTAYADDEMLARAEKTCPYGYILKPYKDSELKANIKMALYKHSAQKDKVMDFEDIYRDVTRFLDENEGSFKEGLLDGESLTGPFNIDIGLKNIYISADRNNKAAHAAFYKLLTDIARKYAISEENKVVVYPRGDELCLEFSK